The Aedes albopictus strain Foshan chromosome 1, AalbF5, whole genome shotgun sequence genomic interval attaaaagtagaggttatgtcgtgaaaatttggaagtttgaaagggaaataccagttccccatcagtttaatcatcaatttttgaaaaatttatcgataaaatgaatttttctaccccgatcccacattaaattttatctggaaaGACTCAAttactaaaatacgaaatgggatttcacaaaacttaacctcactttaggaggccaatagCACTAGAACTGATGGTTTATTGAGTTGGAAAAAGAAACTGAATTGCTCCCAGGGAccagagcgatatttataccccaaTGGTTgccatgcagtttttttttcttatgtacATAGCAACGGATTTTGGCCTTATATACTATGATAGAATTCAAATGCATCATACGACTGCTATGATTTCCAACATTATTTAAAAtgacatttccggaggaattccaaaaccaATTCCTAGATCGtagatctctagaaaaattccgggagaaatctctggaagaattccgaaagaatcttctctatgtgatgaatttctgaagaatctatgagtgaattcctgaatccCTAGAACAATCATTGCAGAAAACCCTCAAgtcattcccgggggaatttctgaaggcatctttTGAGAAAAAttcggatgaatccctgcaggattttaaAAGCAACTCCATTAaaacttttctgaaaaaaaatgaaaaaaaaaaacagatgaactcaaaagacttcttgaagaaaattgtgaaagaattcctgggtgaattcttggagaatttcctggctcctgAATGCATCCTTGTAATGTAACCTGAAAGAATCAACAAAGACAACTCACTGTAGGAATTGTTCCATAAGACGTTGAAACAATAAAAAACTGCAGGTATtcgtggaggcatccctgaataaattcttgggtgCATTCCTCGAAAAAATGATGGAAGGGTTTCTGAAATATCGGAAAGAACCTCTTAAATGAATTACTGAATAAATATTAGgcgagattcctgaaaaaatcctggcaagaattctttaaaaattctagcaggaatttttagagatatCCCATAAACAAATCTGGAAGAAATGCTTTGATGAgtttgtgtaggaattcctgaaggattcccaagaggatttctggaaaaaatcctggtatAACGGGCCAATATAATCGATGCTAAgcgtacgggtattcagcaagaccatgctggagttcgattcccggtcggtccaaaaGCTTTTCGTAAAGAGTATCTTCTTTGACAATCTTGGGCAAAGAGTatgtttgtgcctgccacacgatacacaagcaaaatgttcattggcagaagaagctctcaggtTATAACTGGGGAAGTGGTcgtagtaattcctgaagaaacacctggattcTTGGACGCAATCTCATAAGGAAATCCTAAGGGAATCCCAAAAGAGATGTGCAaacgaatcattgaagaaatgtctgaagaaatcacagaagaaactcgtgaaggaatcccaggaggagttccagaaaaaaaaccaggaagaattcttaaaggagtcCCAAAAAGAGGTTGTGGAGTAGGCTGCGGCATATTTTTGAAAAGTAGATGAAACCTGAAATTCGTTACCTCTcatggattcaaatgacataaaaagagaaacctctgagtttaagccaaacgTATTGAGATTTACaaatattttaccaaaaattttggagattcatccagcaattctgaATTCGTAAGAAAGTCCAtttggaattcatctaggaatttcttcagagattcgtccagaaaatcattccgagatttctccaagatttgctTCTGCGATTTTTTAAGAATCAAGAGATTCACTGTAAAACATTAAACGTCCTAATGGAAATCCTCCCCGAATTACTCCtatgattcttccaggcattcctccgaaaaatccttcagggattcgtcaagAAATCAATTTtgggattcttctgagaattctttctggtatttctctaggaattcctcctgaggtttctccatgaattacttcaaggatttcaacagaaattgcttccagaacttctccaacttcctggaattcttcttgagaatcttccaggaaaactttcggaaatcctttaggaatccctacaaaaatttctcctgggactcctccaggaattcctcttaggattcctccagaaatttctcctatgattcctacaggaaatatGTATATccgggaattctctagaaatatctcctgaggtttctccatgaattcctttcagaatttttccagaaatttcttctgggatttatacaggcaattctccaggaatatctttggaaaccgctcagaaattcataaaaaaatatatcctgagaatcctgctggaattccttcaggaactattcCTATCACTTATGCCagaatttatttaggatttcttcagcaatttttcgtgggatttctctaggaattcatcctggaattccgcctggaatcccttcgtgttctttcaaaaattgctccatgtatcccttcaggtattctttcagaggttcctccaggagtttttccaggaattcctcttggcattcctaccgcaatttctccttGAAATCATTCTAGAACTCCTCTAgcaatcctcttgggattcttcctggaaattctcatggcatttcttcaggaaatcctggaggattttaaagaaatttctcctgggattcctctaagatataAAGCCCAGGAAGAaataggaatttctcctagtatttctctaagaattcctcctgagatttctcccggaattcctaccaggatatctccaggaattcttcctgagatacatcctggaataacttttgggaatcctccaggaatatcttcggaaatttttccaaaaattgcaccagggactcctccagcaaAACCTcccgaaaatcttcctgggattcctccaggcaatttTCCTTGTATTATTACAGgaacttcttttgggattccatcatcaattttcccaggaattgctttaggaattcctttacaaattactCTGtgtattccactaggaattcctcctcggattcttgcaggaatttcttctgggattactgaagtaattcttctaaggattcgtccaggattttttcaaggattcctccaggaattactttggatattccaccaggagttcctccagaatctatttctaggagaaatcccaagatgaagtcctcaaggaatcccaaaaggaattactggataaatttaaATATTAATTCGACCCCTTAATGCTAAAACCAGGTAACTGGTTTTTCGAAATTTCGAGAgtgttgtttatatctgaacataCACCATAATGAACAAAAGTTTATCCATTGGAACTACGAAAACACATAATGATTCATCTTTTAAGatcaacaaagtgtttgttttataccaggattagttttaccagccatttttatccacacttgctggaggaatctcaggaggaatccaaggaggaatttctggaggactcccaaaagaaaatcctggggaaataccagaaggaattcgtagaggaatcactgaagaatttcatggaagaatttctcaaggaatcacgggagaaacttctgagggaatcccagggtaaattcctagagaaatctcagggataattccttgagaaatcgatcccaagaggaattcctagaggaatcctaggagaactgcctgtaggaactccgggaggaattcaaggaggtatTTCGAAAGGAGTTCCTCGAAGAttacaagaaattcctgaaaaaaagatttgcaaatttctaggagaatcccagaagcaattctaagaggaatcccaggagggatatTTTGAAGAatccgagaaggaattcctggaagaatcctaggaggagaaatctctaaagaaattcctacaggaactctgtgaggaattcctgaagaaatcctcccgggatgaattcttggtgatatccatagaggaattcgtggagtgattccagaaggtattattcccccaggaattccgtctggggctatttcaggaattcctcttgggattttccagaaatttctcttggaattcctccaagaattcctcatgggatgcatcctggaattcttctggtatTTGCTTCAaggatcctctaggaattcttttacgaatttcttcctagaaattccttctagaatttttactggaattttatCTTGGATCCCCTCAATACttcaggacttcttcaggaattcctcttggaattcttccaggaactcgtcCTTGGAGTCTTCCTGGTAtttgttctgggattcctccagaaaatcctccaggtattctttccgaaattcctcctagggttcttctaggcatttcttttGGAATGCCTTCAGGACTTAATCGTGGGATTCTTACAGTAATTCTACATTGGATTTTttcaggcgtttcttcaggaattcatatcaggattcctccgttaatttgtcttgggattcctccaggaattcttcttgacatttctccaggaatttctcctctcgAAGTTGCTGAaaaagttcctctagagattttttctaggattcatccacaaattcctcctaggattcttccaggaattccttcttagactcgtccagaaattcttcctgaaattgcttctgatTCTCCTATAGTTATATtagccaagttagcccaaatgaacagttgaatgaattttacgttcatttaacgtcaattgacgggttgttgacgcctgtctaatgttgcagttatcgaattttgttcgctaagtgaaacgtaaacatgttgcagttatcgaacgtctactgtaatttcTTTAACCGAAAATAAATCTGTGAAGTCAATTTGCAGTTGGCTGGAAAACTCGTGAGTGTTATTCACTGAACGATATTCAAAATTGGCCATGTATTGAAATCCCTTCACCAGCCACTTTGCAAGTTTATAGGCTTTTAATTCTAGGTTGAACTTGATTAGAAAACTTTCTCGTTGTGCTGAATTAGGGCTCCCTCCCTCAATCTTGAACGCTATTATACTTATGTACCTAGTTTAACGATCTCACCTTAAATATATACGGATAATTGACCGCCACCTGGTCCACGTTGGTCAGATCCAGCACGTTGGCCACGTCCGCGCACGGATCGCAGTTTAGATTCTCCACCTGGAAGTACGGATTCGCCAACAGGCAACTTTCGTCGTACAGCTCCGTCAGCGACGGGTAGTTGGCAATGATGGGCACCGTCACCTTCCGCCATACCCGCATCCCCGGATAGATAAGACTCTGGatgttccggagcaccaccgtcGAGACTTCATGCTTGTACGAGAACACTATGAACAACGTCAGCAGCACGAAGATAAAGTTGATGATCTTCTTCTTCCGGTCTATGACCGTCTTGAGCAGGATCCGGCTGGTGTTCTTGTCGAAGATGTAGTTGATGATGTTATTGTTGTGGAAGTAGTGCCGCACCAGATAGTTGTTGAATTCCGTCTCATTGATCCGCCCCCTGCTGGCCGCCAGCTCCTTCAGCTGGTTCAACTGTTCCAGATACTTGGCAATGATTTCGTTTTTATCGCGAAGCTCCGCGAATCCGGCCGTGTCCACATCATCCATCGCGACgccaccacgacgacgacgacggttcccGAAGAATAGTTCTTACGCGGCCACACCTCTGTTCCTCTTCGTCCGACGGAACAACGCACTAGTAGATTCAcacccacgacgacgacgaccacaatAATGAACGCGAATGCAAAACGATGATGATTGCACAATTATTTTTAGCATTTGCCATTGAGGGCTGCTGCTGCTATTTTTTTTGCGTACAATaaactttcagtttttttttcttcaccacTTTTGAATCGTTTTATCAATGCACGAATGTAGCGAACAAAACGGAGGAGCaaataaataataaacaaaatcactcgCGTGATGTGTCGTCAAGTGACACGAATGTACGGGTGTCTACCCCATTTGTAGCAATCTTGGGTTTTACAGGGCTGTTACTGCTAACACGGCCTGGCTCACAGCGTGCTTTGcattaaattttgcattttatttacatTTGCTTTGcatttgctttgctttgcatttgctttgctttgcatttgctttgctttgctcccaagaatccagagaggattcttttcagaatcctgagaggattcatttcagaatcctgagaggattcatttcagattcctgagaggattcttttcagaatcctgagaggattcttt includes:
- the LOC109408938 gene encoding uncharacterized protein LOC109408938 — its product is MDDVDTAGFAELRDKNEIIAKYLEQLNQLKELAASRGRINETEFNNYLVRHYFHNNNIINYIFDKNTSRILLKTVIDRKKKIINFIFVLLTLFIVFSYKHEVSTVVLRNIQSLIYPGMRVWRKVTVPIIANYPSLTELYDESCLLANPYFQVENLNCDPCADVANVLDLTNVDQVAVNYPYIFKTQKELVDINRLQMLYEQNRAIFTKDAYKIQSTHPDIRNLDDLFRQFVNASQQVESHSVWRCNRMAPARLLRSIFPRPARLPPTGVSLERYLIVDSPQALPYRIPDAECANMFVIQGYGSRTFLLRPTQECRHRCRTLSVRLPASYGLIYNWWYWKPISLPEQYAKTPSVSYIGSYC